In one window of Erythrolamprus reginae isolate rEryReg1 chromosome 1, rEryReg1.hap1, whole genome shotgun sequence DNA:
- the GZF1 gene encoding GDNF-inducible zinc finger protein 1 isoform X1 translates to MWERDGGEGPSCPEAAQLRGLPERKKMESNAVLLESKSSPINLMNEMHQLRLLGHLCDVTVSVEYQGVRAEFVAHKAVLAATSKFFKEVFLNEKGMDGPRTNVLLNEVQVADFASFLEFVYTARVEVEEDRVQRMLEVAEKLKCLDLSETCFQLKKQMLESVLLELQNFSEPQDTDEDGRAHPGTLTEPKIVTEPQGDSVDYFASSALRISRTGPDLESPTLKLKEKMDKKKEALKVPCAKIRRASGRLAGRKVFVEIPKKKYTRRLREQQKFAEAVVEESQLFKDQGPWGKGGEEEEEEKDQVVNSVKLEEKGSDGAEDHREENLTKLEEDKKNRTGNFTCGTCEREFLYEKSFLKHIKQSHGIAAEIIYSCETCGQTFANRCNLKSHQRHVHSSERHFPCELCGKKFKRKKDVKRHILQVHEGGGERHHCLQCGKGLSSKTALRLHERTHTGDKPYGCTECEAKFSQPSALKTHMRIHTGEKPFVCNDCGAKFTQNHMLIYHKRCHTGERPFMCETCGKSFASKEYLKHHNRIHTGSKPFKCEVCFRTFAQRNSLYQHIKVHTGERPYCCDQCGKQFTQLNALQRHHRIHTGEKPFMCNACGRTFTDKSTLRRHTSIHDKNTPWKSFLVVVEGASKNDEDPKTELPDEEYDGPHPKLSEKLLSFSENGHYQSLTAVQESITASHENGSSSVTDCKLRPAASSQEAPIEALQDLTVLHTQTDSLQPPLHNLVNME, encoded by the exons AGAGGAAGAAGATGGAAAGTAATGCTGTTCTTCTGGAATCCAAATCCTCACCAATCAACCTTATGAATGAAATGCACCAGCTGCGTCTCCTAGGTCACCTTTGTGATGTCACCGTGAGTGTAGAATATCAAGGTGTCAGAGCAGAGTTTGTTGCTCACAAAGCTGTGCTGGCAGCCACAAGCAAGTTCTTTAAAGAAGTCTTTCTTAATGAAAAAGGCATGGATGGACCAAGGACCAATGTGTTACTGAATGAAGTCCAGGTAGCTGACTTTGCATCTTTTCTGGAGTTTGTTTATACAGCCCGGGTAGAGGTAGAAGAAGACCGGGTACAACGCATGCTGGAAGTGGCTGAGAAACTGAAATGTTTAGATTTGTCAGAGACCTGCTTTCAGTTAAAAAAACAAATGCTTGAATCGGTATTGCTAGAGTTACAAAATTTTTCTGAGCCACAGGATACCGACGAGGATGGCAGGGCCCATCCTGGCACtttaactgagcccaaaattgtcACTGAGCCACAAGGGGACAGTGTGGATTATTTTGCAAGTTCTGCCCTGAGAATATCCAGGACTGGACCGGACCTCGAGTCCCCCACCctgaaattaaaggaaaaaatgGACAAGAAAAAAGAAGCCCTGAAGGTCCCTTGTGCCAAAATCAGGCGGGCGAGTGGCAGGTTGGCTGGCAGAAAAGTCTTTGTGGAGATACCCAAGAAGAAGTACACAAGGCGCCTGCGAGAGCAACAAAAGTTTGCTGAAGCTGTTGTGGAGGAGAGCCAACTTTTCAAAGACCAGGGGCCCTGGggaaagggtggggaggaggaggaggaggagaaagatcaAGTGGTGAACAGCGTGAAGCTAGAAGAGAAGGGGTCTGATGGTGCTGAGGACCACCGGGAAGAAAACCTGACTAAACTGGAGGAGGATAAAAAGAACCGCACTGGCAACTTTACTTGCGGTACTTGTGAGCGGGAATTCCTTTACGAGAAGAGCTTTCTGAAGCACATCAAGCAGAGCCATGGCATCGCAGCTGAAATCATTTACAGTTGCGAAACCTGCGGCCAGACTTTTGCCAACCGGTGCAACCTCAAAAGCCACCAGCGCCACGTCCACAGCAGCGAGCGCCACTTCCCGTGCGAGCTCTGTGGTAAGAAGTTCAAGCGCAAGAAGGACGTCAAGCGGCACATTCTGCAGGTTCATGAGGGTGGTGGGGAGCGTCATCACTGCCTCCAGTGTGGAAAGGGTTTGAGCTCCAAAACGGCCCTGAGGCTTCATGAAAGGACACACACAGGCGACAAGCCTTATGGGTGCACAGAGTGTGAGGCTAAGTTTTCTCAGCCTTCGGCACTTAAAACACACATGAG AATCCACACAGGTGAAAAACCATTTGTTTGTAATGATTGTGGAGCAAAATTTACACAAAATCACATGCTTATATACCATAAAAGATGCCATACAG GAGAGAGACCATTCATGTGTGAGACATGTGGGAAGAGCTTTGCCTCCAAGGAGTATTTGAAACATCATAATCGAATCCATACTGGATCTAAGCCCTTTAAATGTGAAGTTTGCTTCAGGACATTTGCCCAGAGGAATTCACTCTATCAGCATATCAAAGTTCATACAG GTGAGCGTCCATACTGCTGTGATCAGTGTGGCAAACAGTTTACTCAACTCAATGCACTGCAACGTCATCatcggatccacacaggagagaagccattcaTGTGCAATGCCTGTGGGAGGACATTTACCGACAAGTCTACTCTTCGGCGTCACACCTCA atTCATGATAAGAACACACCCTGGAAGTCTTTCCTTGTAGTTGTTGAAGGTGCTTCAAAGAATGATGAGGATCCTAAGACTGAGCTTCCTGATGAAGAATACGATGGACCTCATCCCAAATTATCCGAAAAGCTGCTGTCATTCTCTGAAAATGGGCACTATCAAAGTTTGACGGCCGTTCAGGAAAGCATTACTGCTTCGCATGAAAATGGATCTTCCTCTGTAACAGACTGTAAATTGAGGCCTGCAGCGAGTTCCCAAGAAGCCCCCATAGAAGCTCTGCAGGATCTGACAGTGTTGCACACCCAGACAGACTCACTTCAACCGCCTCTTCACAACTTGGTGAACATGGAATAG
- the GZF1 gene encoding GDNF-inducible zinc finger protein 1 isoform X2, protein MESNAVLLESKSSPINLMNEMHQLRLLGHLCDVTVSVEYQGVRAEFVAHKAVLAATSKFFKEVFLNEKGMDGPRTNVLLNEVQVADFASFLEFVYTARVEVEEDRVQRMLEVAEKLKCLDLSETCFQLKKQMLESVLLELQNFSEPQDTDEDGRAHPGTLTEPKIVTEPQGDSVDYFASSALRISRTGPDLESPTLKLKEKMDKKKEALKVPCAKIRRASGRLAGRKVFVEIPKKKYTRRLREQQKFAEAVVEESQLFKDQGPWGKGGEEEEEEKDQVVNSVKLEEKGSDGAEDHREENLTKLEEDKKNRTGNFTCGTCEREFLYEKSFLKHIKQSHGIAAEIIYSCETCGQTFANRCNLKSHQRHVHSSERHFPCELCGKKFKRKKDVKRHILQVHEGGGERHHCLQCGKGLSSKTALRLHERTHTGDKPYGCTECEAKFSQPSALKTHMRIHTGEKPFVCNDCGAKFTQNHMLIYHKRCHTGERPFMCETCGKSFASKEYLKHHNRIHTGSKPFKCEVCFRTFAQRNSLYQHIKVHTGERPYCCDQCGKQFTQLNALQRHHRIHTGEKPFMCNACGRTFTDKSTLRRHTSIHDKNTPWKSFLVVVEGASKNDEDPKTELPDEEYDGPHPKLSEKLLSFSENGHYQSLTAVQESITASHENGSSSVTDCKLRPAASSQEAPIEALQDLTVLHTQTDSLQPPLHNLVNME, encoded by the exons ATGGAAAGTAATGCTGTTCTTCTGGAATCCAAATCCTCACCAATCAACCTTATGAATGAAATGCACCAGCTGCGTCTCCTAGGTCACCTTTGTGATGTCACCGTGAGTGTAGAATATCAAGGTGTCAGAGCAGAGTTTGTTGCTCACAAAGCTGTGCTGGCAGCCACAAGCAAGTTCTTTAAAGAAGTCTTTCTTAATGAAAAAGGCATGGATGGACCAAGGACCAATGTGTTACTGAATGAAGTCCAGGTAGCTGACTTTGCATCTTTTCTGGAGTTTGTTTATACAGCCCGGGTAGAGGTAGAAGAAGACCGGGTACAACGCATGCTGGAAGTGGCTGAGAAACTGAAATGTTTAGATTTGTCAGAGACCTGCTTTCAGTTAAAAAAACAAATGCTTGAATCGGTATTGCTAGAGTTACAAAATTTTTCTGAGCCACAGGATACCGACGAGGATGGCAGGGCCCATCCTGGCACtttaactgagcccaaaattgtcACTGAGCCACAAGGGGACAGTGTGGATTATTTTGCAAGTTCTGCCCTGAGAATATCCAGGACTGGACCGGACCTCGAGTCCCCCACCctgaaattaaaggaaaaaatgGACAAGAAAAAAGAAGCCCTGAAGGTCCCTTGTGCCAAAATCAGGCGGGCGAGTGGCAGGTTGGCTGGCAGAAAAGTCTTTGTGGAGATACCCAAGAAGAAGTACACAAGGCGCCTGCGAGAGCAACAAAAGTTTGCTGAAGCTGTTGTGGAGGAGAGCCAACTTTTCAAAGACCAGGGGCCCTGGggaaagggtggggaggaggaggaggaggagaaagatcaAGTGGTGAACAGCGTGAAGCTAGAAGAGAAGGGGTCTGATGGTGCTGAGGACCACCGGGAAGAAAACCTGACTAAACTGGAGGAGGATAAAAAGAACCGCACTGGCAACTTTACTTGCGGTACTTGTGAGCGGGAATTCCTTTACGAGAAGAGCTTTCTGAAGCACATCAAGCAGAGCCATGGCATCGCAGCTGAAATCATTTACAGTTGCGAAACCTGCGGCCAGACTTTTGCCAACCGGTGCAACCTCAAAAGCCACCAGCGCCACGTCCACAGCAGCGAGCGCCACTTCCCGTGCGAGCTCTGTGGTAAGAAGTTCAAGCGCAAGAAGGACGTCAAGCGGCACATTCTGCAGGTTCATGAGGGTGGTGGGGAGCGTCATCACTGCCTCCAGTGTGGAAAGGGTTTGAGCTCCAAAACGGCCCTGAGGCTTCATGAAAGGACACACACAGGCGACAAGCCTTATGGGTGCACAGAGTGTGAGGCTAAGTTTTCTCAGCCTTCGGCACTTAAAACACACATGAG AATCCACACAGGTGAAAAACCATTTGTTTGTAATGATTGTGGAGCAAAATTTACACAAAATCACATGCTTATATACCATAAAAGATGCCATACAG GAGAGAGACCATTCATGTGTGAGACATGTGGGAAGAGCTTTGCCTCCAAGGAGTATTTGAAACATCATAATCGAATCCATACTGGATCTAAGCCCTTTAAATGTGAAGTTTGCTTCAGGACATTTGCCCAGAGGAATTCACTCTATCAGCATATCAAAGTTCATACAG GTGAGCGTCCATACTGCTGTGATCAGTGTGGCAAACAGTTTACTCAACTCAATGCACTGCAACGTCATCatcggatccacacaggagagaagccattcaTGTGCAATGCCTGTGGGAGGACATTTACCGACAAGTCTACTCTTCGGCGTCACACCTCA atTCATGATAAGAACACACCCTGGAAGTCTTTCCTTGTAGTTGTTGAAGGTGCTTCAAAGAATGATGAGGATCCTAAGACTGAGCTTCCTGATGAAGAATACGATGGACCTCATCCCAAATTATCCGAAAAGCTGCTGTCATTCTCTGAAAATGGGCACTATCAAAGTTTGACGGCCGTTCAGGAAAGCATTACTGCTTCGCATGAAAATGGATCTTCCTCTGTAACAGACTGTAAATTGAGGCCTGCAGCGAGTTCCCAAGAAGCCCCCATAGAAGCTCTGCAGGATCTGACAGTGTTGCACACCCAGACAGACTCACTTCAACCGCCTCTTCACAACTTGGTGAACATGGAATAG